In Acidobacteriota bacterium, the genomic window GCCGAATTCGCGCGCGACGGTTGCGTCATCGGGCGTGTCGGCGTTTGCGCGAACGCGCATGGTTCGGAACCTGTCTGACCATTTCATCAAGGTCCTGAAATCATCACCAAGCTCGGGATCGATGAGCGGCGCCTGTCCTTCGATCACCCGGCCGCTGGTGCCGTCAACGGTGATCCAGTCTCCGCGTCGAATGCGTATTTCGTTAACGGTGAATTCGTTCTTGTCGTAGTTGATCGCGATTTCGCCCGCGCCTACGACGCAAGGCTTGCCCCAACCGCGCGCGACCACGGCAGCGTGGCTGGTAGGTCCGCCGGTCGAAGTTAGAATTGCCTGCGCGGCGTCCATGCCTCGCACGTCTTCGGGTGAAGTCTCGCGCCGAACCAGGATGACGGACTTGCCTTCAGCGGCCCACGCTTCGGCTTCTTCGGGTGTGAACACGACGCGGCCGCTTGCCGCCCCGGGGCTGGCGTTGATGCCGCGAGTGAGAACGTTAACCTGGGCCTTCGGGTCGATCATCTTGTGAAGCAACTGATCGAGATCGCCGGCCGGGACGCGAAGCACGGCGGTGCGTTCATCGATCAAGGCTTCGCGGGCCATGTCGATCGCGATCTTGACCGCTGCCGGACCGGTGCGCTTTGCGTTTCGCGTTTGAAGCATCCAAAGCTTGCCGCGCTCGATCGTGAACTCGATGTCTTGCATGTCGCAATAGTGGCGTTCGAGACGGTTGGCGACTTCGACAAACTGGCGGTAGATTTTCGGCATTTCCTGATTCAACTCGTCGATCGGTTTGGGAGTGCGGATGCCGGCGACCACGTCTTCGCCTTGCGCATTGGTAAGATAATCGCCGAACAGTTTCTTCTCTCCAGTAGCCGGGTTGCGAGTGAAGGCCACGCCGGTGCCCGAGTCGTTACCCATGTTGCCGAAGACCATCGTTTGGATATTGACCGCAGTGCCGAGACCATCGGGAATCCTCTCGCGCCGCCGATAAGCTTTAGCGCGGTCGCCGTTCCATGAACGGAAAACCGCCTTCACAGCCTCTTCGAGCTGTTTGAAAGGATCTGTCGGAAACGGCTTGCCTGTATGGTCCTTGACGATCTTCTTGAAGTCTTTGCACACGCGTTTCAGATCGTTCGCCGACAAATCGGTATCGAGCTTGGCGCGAGCCTTCTGTTTCGCGGCGCCAAGAGCGTGCTCGAATAGGTCTCCATCGATGCCCAGCACGATCTTGCCGAACATCTGAATGAAGCGCCGATAAGAGTCGTATGCGAACCGCTCGTTCGAGGTAAGACGGGCCAGGCCTTTGAGGGTTTCGTCGTTGAGACCGAGGTTCAATACCGTGTCCATCATTCCCGGCATCGAGAACTTTGCGCCCGACCTGACCGATACGAGCAGAGGATTGGAAGGATCGCCGAACTTCTTGTCGGTGGCGCGTTCGATCTGGAGCATCGCGCCGAGGGCCTGGCCCCACAGGCCTTCGGGGAACTTGGCGCCCGCGGAATAGTACGCGTTGCAAGCTTCGGTGGTGATGGTAAAACCGGGCGGAACAGGCAGCCCCGCATTGGTCATCTCGGCCAGCCCCGCGCCCTTGCCGCCCAGCAGGTCTTTCATATCTCCGCGCCCGTCAGCTTTACCGGTCGCGAAGAGGTAAATGTACTTTGTCGCCATTGGATCTCCCGTCTTGAAACGAAGCGGTGGTTCACAGTGAGAAACTATTGAGAAGAGCTAAACTAATCGAATAGTGGATGGCGCAGTGGTTGTCAAGCAAAGCGACTGACTCGCTCGTCAGGCAATAACCGAAACCATATCGAGCGACTTCGCTGCCAGCGACTGGTGGCCGATGAGGGTGGCCTTGCCGAGAGCTTCGGCCCTGGTGATGCCTTTGGTGAACAATCTCCATGCGACGTCTTGATCTATCACAACTTCGGCATCGGCGGGTTTCGTGACGTCGACGTAGAGACCCCAAGCGCCGTTCTCCCGCAACAGAACCCATCGGCCGCCGGCGTCGCCGGATATCGCTAAAGCTACAAGCGTGCCTTCTTTCGCCTCGACGTTTCTGTACGTCCGCGGTAGCGCTCGGACAAAAGCGTCGAGGAGCGGCGCGAAGAACTTCGGCTCTTTCAAACCAGGCTTACCGGCGGCGTCGCGGATTTGTTGTTGATGATGCCGTGGGTGGTATTCCCGAAGTTTTCACAGTCTCTGTCAGAGGTGATGCGCGAAAACCTGACGCGCACCCGATTTCGATTAGATTCTTACTTGAGGCAACGATCATCATTTCGACTAGATGTTTACGTGAGGCAACGGGAGAAGTGAAGCGCTCACCTGTTCGAGAATAGTTCGAGCGAGGTCAACACGAATTCCACCCCTGAGCTTTGTCCTTTCACTGGA contains:
- the ppdK gene encoding pyruvate, phosphate dikinase — its product is MATKYIYLFATGKADGRGDMKDLLGGKGAGLAEMTNAGLPVPPGFTITTEACNAYYSAGAKFPEGLWGQALGAMLQIERATDKKFGDPSNPLLVSVRSGAKFSMPGMMDTVLNLGLNDETLKGLARLTSNERFAYDSYRRFIQMFGKIVLGIDGDLFEHALGAAKQKARAKLDTDLSANDLKRVCKDFKKIVKDHTGKPFPTDPFKQLEEAVKAVFRSWNGDRAKAYRRRERIPDGLGTAVNIQTMVFGNMGNDSGTGVAFTRNPATGEKKLFGDYLTNAQGEDVVAGIRTPKPIDELNQEMPKIYRQFVEVANRLERHYCDMQDIEFTIERGKLWMLQTRNAKRTGPAAVKIAIDMAREALIDERTAVLRVPAGDLDQLLHKMIDPKAQVNVLTRGINASPGAASGRVVFTPEEAEAWAAEGKSVILVRRETSPEDVRGMDAAQAILTSTGGPTSHAAVVARGWGKPCVVGAGEIAINYDKNEFTVNEIRIRRGDWITVDGTSGRVIEGQAPLIDPELGDDFRTLMKWSDRFRTMRVRANADTPDDATVAREFGAEGIGLCRTEHMFFEGDRIDYVREMILGSLDYKKLERELAVIENELRRATAPKKVEELSRARRKRKLQIEEPKRMYKGGLARLLKLQRKDFEGIFKAMDGLPVTIRTLDPPLHEFLPHDEIETRKLARKFKVKPQHLWERVQSLHEANPMLGHRGCRLGIVFPEITEMQVRAIFEAAARAQKKGVKVLPEIMIPLVCDVNELRLQSEIVRRVAQEVMDETKQKIEYLVGTMIELPRAALTADKIAQEAEFFSFGTNDLTQTTYGISRDDSPKFLLNYIENRVFNEDPFQVLDQEGVGQLIKIGTERGRATRPDLKVGICGEHGGEPSSVGFCHRIGLSYVSCSPFRVPIARLAAAQAALGSEQAISHTA